The sequence TAATACAAACTTGATAATTTCTTATCAGAAGGAATCTATCtctttataaacataattatagacTATGTGATATAATTATTGCAAAACATTAGTGAAACCAATATATTTCGATTTGGTTCCGAACATGAACTTGCAATGTTCTATGAAAACAATGATAGTAATTGTGTGAAGATGAAGAGGGAAGCCGTGGACGTTGGGTTTCGCTTTATCTTAATTGGGGATTGAttgcaaacatataaaatttataaatagcaTATATAATACAAACTTGATAATTTCTTATCAGAAGGAATCTATCtctttataaacataattatagacTATGTGATATAATTATTGCAAAACATTAGTGAAACCAATATATTTCGATTTGGTTCCGAACATGAACCTTGCAATGTTCTATGAAAACAATGATAGTAATTGTGTGAAGATGAAGAGGGAAGCCGTGGACGTTGGGTTTCGCTTTATCttaattaaaaggaaaagaaaaaagaggaagaacaatatttatttttactcatTCTCAAGTAACGCCATCGACAACATCCTACTAATATCCATTATTGTATTCATGACGCCAGGGGCCGGATGTTCAACTTGTTGTTAGCAATAACGATCCgttaaattttgataacatatCGACAAAATTTAACGTAACGTTAATCCTGTTGTTCATCTCATAATTACTTTTAACGTTCCGTTATGTTGTTCTTAATTTGAATGAAATTTAACGTTGGTAGGAAGCAGCGTTAATTAATTTAACCAAGGCATAAATTAAAAATGGCTGCTATCATGATGCTACCAGGAAGGACTGAGTTTTCAGGGGAACTCCTTGTCATTTAAACCAATTTGAATGATGATGAACAAAGAAGAAGGTACAGATTTAGCAAAGACTATATTGCACACCTTTGCTATCTACTTCAAGACACAGGCTCAACAGGTCCACCAACAAATATACAGCACTGACAGTTGAGCAGCAGGTATGCGAATACATATGCTCTTTtagtaatataaataataatgtgTGGGAAGCAACAAACAatagaactatgtcaattggacatgcttgatactatatctgcgcttgaatttttacttgataacattattgtttgctttggagattccgtatatcgtccaGTTATCGGGattccaatggggacttactGTGCACCACTAACTGCAGAcctctttttttattgttatgagTTTCAATTTAATACTAAAATCAACAAAGACTCaccaaaacaacatctgatacaaaaaatttaacctttcagatatttggatgatacATTGGCTCTAAATGATGACTACTTCAGTATGTAAACTAAAGAAATttttcctgttgaacttacttgaAAGAAAGcttataacaatgaccactgccctttcctcgatcttgatatctatatctttaacgggaagtttaatacaataaattatgataaaagagattatttttcatttcttatcattaattatccatttttagatggtgaagttcccttgtcaccattttatggtgtttatatctcaacttgaaggattcgctcgtgtatgtaacagtatattatatttttacaagAGAAAataatgtattactgaaaaattactaCACCAAGATTTTCGATATCATAAACTAGTCaacacatttactaaattttatcattggtataaggacatcattcgtaaatataacgcAACATGCAGACATACTTATGCTTTCAGATATTTCActtccaatcttttatggtaatattctttacaaagcacaaaaatgtcagtattcacctcaaataCTAAGAAAATCGTTAAACATACTTCTTAAGAAGGGatgtagttacgatactgttgtcagttcattaaagattgcatttttGGCTTTAATTCTAATTCACGGATAGGGTCACTGCATCGGAATTAaagacatttattctaaaactagttgttggcatgacacgggttatgttcttctcatatattttatgatggtatattactaaacccctaacaagagcgattgtgcctgatattcatttgatgaagacataatctttcaatcagtttaattgaggtcttgagctggCAGTTCAGTTACTGTCTGTAGTCTgttgtaatttatgtattattgtcattttgtttattagattttgtttcctattctgacatcggactagtatatatatttgattaggagccagctgaaggacgcctttgggtgcgggagtttcttgctacattgatgacccattggtggtcttcggctgttgtctgctctatggtctggctgttgtctttttgacacattccccatttccattctcaattttattgcactCGGCTACTATGCATCCAGCTCCTTCTTACAGGTTATAGTTTGGAATACGACAGAGGAGTGGTTTCCCGTGTTGTCAGTAATGTGACAAATGCCCTAATTGAGACTTAGTTAACGACAAGTTTAACAACCGGCCCCTGAGAAATAAATCAGATTTATTTCATATGTgaaattgtctttttttatttcactgggatATAATTGATACTATTCGCAAAGTAACTACAATTTTTAAATAACTCTCGGTATTTGAAGACggatatttagaaaaaaaacaattttatgatCTAAAAAAGAGAAATCCCGTCAAACAATTCATACTAATTTTTTATTTACTACCTGAACGTTATCCGATAAGCCATCTTCTTCCTTAGAAATTTGGTTCGAAGCTTCTAAGACATTTTCCATTTCAGCTTCGTTTTCTGTAGGTAACACAGCTAAAACTGTAACAATTTCTTCAATTATCTGTAAGAAAATTACAGAGAAATAAATATTGTaatgggtaaaaaaaaaaaaaaaaaattaaaaaaacatatataatctGTTAATCAATCAGTTGTATTATTTTTGGTAAAATTTATAGGACTCTTTCATGTGAATAAAAAAGGAAGAAGATGTATCACGttttacgttttttttaatttttcataacgTTCTCtatcttatatataaaaagaaacaccATAAGTTAACCATGTTTACTAGGATGTAATGAATGGACATATTCagaaatgatttgtttttaatttgtcattACGTTCTCTATctgattataaatatatattgagcaacacaaataaaaataaaagaaacaccaGAAGTTAACCATATTTACTCGGGTGTTACGGATGGCCATATTTAGAAGTGACACATATCATATTGTTCACGTTACGGTTGTtataagatataaataaacaaataaactgcTTAGAATAGACATTTGCAGAAACTGTCATACACCTACGACTAGGAATACAATTACACATACAAGTAgcattcatttttcaatattctCATAGTTAAAATATAACCACTTGATACAAAACAAAGTCTAACACCTATGATGTTTTTCGATAgttgaacacatttttgtttaaggcaaTATATGTAGTAATGTGTACATATTAATCATTGTACAGGATGCATCGGGTTGGTGTTTATGAACAGttactttttattctttttcttattcaaaaaaaaatataaagataatacAAATATAACTTTTTTCAAGTGAAAGGACATGACACTTgcaaaaatttatatttgtattaccttatatttttttttgaataagGAAAATACTTTTGACTTCGTTTTTGGaatcaataaaaaagaaacacaactatacaaaaaaaacacacaataaagCTACCAATGAACATCTGTATGTCGAAAATATAATCTAAACTATTTGTCTGTTGTGATGTAAAAATCTAGATGTACTTAAGTAGATGGAATTTCACTAATATTAGAGATAAAAGATGCAAAGGTGTATCAGGCTAGAAAAAGAATACTGTATactttgaataatgaataatggatTCAAACGGAATAATTAGAATGCTAGTTTAATTCTCCGATGGGATCTTCCTCTTATTCTATATGAATGTTAATCCAAACAAGATCACAATccgataaagaaaaaaatgttgtttacaaaaacaaaaagcatGACAGAAGATCGGGccaaaaacaatataaatgaatAGACCCATCTTACGTGCTCTTTCTCTTCTATCTCTATATGCATATGATGAATTGAATCCATCGTTGCTCCTACAATATTTCCAAATCCCTTCGTATCATTAACAAATTCCTCTGCATTGAAACTAGCTAAAATCCAAGAAAGTTTtatgataaatttatattttacttcaAATGTGTCAAATTTTGATTCTTATGCGTTGATATAATAATCTCATCATCGTAGAGAACAAACATAATTACAAGAGGGTAATCATAACTTTTTATTTGCTGCATTTTGTTTATACTTTACTAAAGTCAGATGGGTTGTTTctctattatgtatgtttgtttataCTTTTCTAAAGTCAGATGTGTGGTATATCgattatttatgtttgtttatacTTTTCTAAAGTCAGATGTGTTGTATATCTATTATTTATGTCTGTTTATACTTTTCTAAAGTCAGATGTGTTGTATAtctattatttatgtttgtttatacTTTTCTAAAGTCAGATGTGTTGTTTAtctattatttatgtttgtttatacTTTTCTAAAGTCAGATGTGTTGTATAtctattatttatgtttgtttatacTTTTCTAAAGTCAGATGTGTTGTTTAtctattatttatgtttgtttatacTTTTCTAAAGTCAGATGGGTCGTTTATctattatgtatgtttatttatacTTTTCTCTAAAGTCATATATGTTGTATATAtctattatttatgtttgtttatacTTTTCTAAAGTCAGATGTGTTGTTTAtctattatttatgtttgtttatacTTTTCTAAAGTCAGATGTGTTGTATCtctattatttatgtttgtttatacTTTTCTAAAGTCAGATGTGTTGTTTAtctattatttatgtttgtttatacTTTTCTAAAGTCAGATGTGTTGTTTATctattatgtatgtttatttatacTTTTCTCTAAAGTCATATATGTTGTATATATCTattattaatgtttgtttatactTTTCTAAAGTCAGTTGTGttgtaaatatattatgtataaaattgagaattgaaatggggaatatgtctaagtgacaacaactcgaccacaaagcagacaaaagccgaagcccaccaatgggtcttcaatgtagcgataaaatcccgaacccggaggcgttcttcagctggcccctaaacaaatatatactatatatatatatcgataatggacgtcatactaaactccgaattatataagaaactaaaattaaaaatcatacaagacttacaaaggccagatgctcctgaatTGTGACAGGCGCAAatttgcggcggggttaaaatgTTTACATAATTCTGGCTGATGGATCCAAATAACTGTCACGCTaaccaattatgtctgtttgggttGCTCACACAATTTTGTCAATAACGAAAATCTTAAAACAGCTATAAGATAAGTTAATGATTTAGTTATCTATTTAACTGGGTTTGATccactatttcttttttttaagtgcCTTTACCGAGGCAatataaaggaatataaagcttGTTTTCCATTCCTTCAATTAATTGAACATTAAATCGAGCTGTTGATTTTATTAGGTTTTAATAAATATCTCCTTTTCTAAATTCATGTTCgagtttgtatttttgttaaagcATATTTTGTGAACAATATCACCCATAAGATTAAAGCATTTAAAGGAAAACTTCCATAATAAAGCTGTCTATTGAAGGCCATTCCGGTCAGAAATTGCCACAATATAAACATAAGGAGATTATGTATGATAGGACCATGAGAGGGCTGCATAGACTATCAATGTCGTTAAAAACATCCTATATCATGATAATAgctgtttatgatttttataaactttttccACAAACAAGTAGTAATTTCAATGCATTCATCGTCTGGAAACACATAAAGAAGATGTATTGTTTTAATGTTTGTGTTTCTGGACTTCGCAGTTCcttgatttatatgtttatgcAAAACTACCAAAAAATCATTCTACGACAGAACATCAAGATGTAATTCTTCGAATCTTAAGTCATTTGATTCCGCTGAATGCCATCGAAAACATAGCTTACACCTGTTGGGTAAACACATTCTGTGAAATCTTTATGGAATAGCCCAGCCTCGGTTGAAATTATAGAACACCATGGgtacaaaaaaaaacgaaaatatcaCTTACGTTAAAGTAAACAATAAAGATGTTTTTTTACCAATGAGCTAACTTTTGTtactaaaaataacaaaaataacaaacttcCGGGAAAATTCTAAAGTAGTTTCATGACGTCCggttcaatttttgttttgcagtACCGACGACTTCCAATTTCGCGACACCGGTGGTGAGTGAGCCACTCGCCGTTAATGCATGTTTTATGGGTCATTCAAAggcattgttttgtattttatgttcatatatttttcttacaaaaacacTTTACTGTCTGatctaaaaaataataaaaataaagaattgaagTTTAAGACAATCTATTCttgaatatattttaacaatgacCCCAAAGTCCTGTATGATACATAGTATTATCTAACTTTGTACTTCTTTACGCCACAACTTTCTTTACTGTTTTCTTCTTTCATATTTGTACCATTATATAACGTTTGCAATACTAGTATGCATTAttaaacttaaaatgtttttatatttctattcaTTTGTTGTCTGGTATAGTAATTAGACATACAACATTACTCTTGATTTTCTACCTCTTTTGCTATAGTAATTACCTTAGGAGATTGTATACTTCGtttgataaaaaagaagatgtggtatgattgccaatgagacaactcttcacaagagaccgaaatgacacagaaataaacaactgtaggtcaccgtattgcattcaacaatgagcaaagcccatattgcatagtcagctgtaaaaggtcccaaaatgaaGATgggaaacaatttaaacgagataactaacggccttatttaagtacacaaaatgaacgaaacacaaatatgtaacaaataaacaaaacaattacacACCTCTTAGCATTTATTAAGAGTTCACTATCATTATTGATTTACAATAAAAATCATttcatgtatataattttatagtGCATGAAAAATagaagttaaaacaaaaatcaactgATTTTCCATAAGACGAGAAGTTGTGAGTATGTTCTAAATGACAGGTAAGTTTTATCCGAATTCGACCTCACAATACAAGCACTTTAATTTAACTTATATCAACTAACTTTGGTAGAGCTCGGATAATGTGAACAGAGTATGAGTCTATACAGGACTAAGTGTAGATACTGAATACGTACCGTCGTTACAAGTATTATCATCGGCGTCATAATGCATCATTGCTGGCATTTCACAATGGCACACACTGGACGAACAAAGCAAAGGAGGATAACAACTTATATTTCTAACCACTGTCGAACAAGGGTCAAGGTATCTACCAGCTGTAATCAAAACCTTTATATCAGCTATGTGTAAAGCAGACATTTATAGTTCTTAATGTTTTGCACTATTTCAATAAGTTTGTTAGGATTAATAAATATAACTATTCATTGTTTCCAGAATACGTATTAAACTTTTCGCCAATGCGCCCGTAATAGGGAGCATGATAATGACGAAATAAGTGAAACTGCAAActtctgctcactgatgataccccttcCCGCCCAGGATGTTGtaaagtgatgaatctgaaaacgcatcacacagttaAGCTGACTattataaaccctgaaaccaactTTTAGAAATCCATATATTGCAGTTCCTgagaataaaaatgtcaaaacttttcAACTTCGCTATCGTGTGTAAAAttatacaagtgttcggtaaacaggaagatCTTGAGTGATGACTCTGAGAACGCATCACATGGTAATGATGACTTCCGAAAGTTGTTTAGTAATAAATCTGAAAATGCGTCACACGGAAAAGTTTACTTATGTCCATTTTGTAATTAAATTTCAGGAATCCTTATGATATAGTTCCTGAGAAAGTTGCGACAAAAAAACTGGCTGATAACGGATGGATTGACAGATGGACGTATGGATTGACGGACAGACTgatgtaaaacagtatacccaaTATTTTTAAAGAAGGGTTATTAGAACAATAAACAGTTGTATTATATAAGTGacatttttatctaaatatttatgttttgtaatCAATGCAGAACCAAACTTTTAATTTAAAGATATTAGATGTGGTAAGAGACGACACCCAACTGAACACCCTATAACAACTATacgaatttaaaaaagaaagacaacaacctaatttatgcgtaacacaatgaatgaaaaataaaaataaaagaaagcaaCCAAAACCTACCACTTTATTACAGGCTGCTTTCAGTACACATAGAAAAGATTGAGAGTCAAGAATTTCATTAAGAGTCTGATAAAAGCATCATCTTCTGACAATATGCCGTACTTACTATATTTTTATGTCTAACTGATTTGAAGATAgttaaataataatgtttttaaattttgctaaaaattaaatcacaaaaatattgaaccctgaggtaaattcaaaacggaaagtccctatcaaatggcaaaagcaaatgacaaaacacaccaAACTGACAGAAAAAACGTAAATGATTGCATTCTATCTTAAGGAAGTATACCTTGGCAAACGGTAATAACTCTAGAAATCAGATGTTTATCATGTTCATGTTTACCAATTTTAATCACCGTTTCCCTTAGTAACGCATTTAGTTCTGATTAGAGTTGTATCCATCAATATAGTTCTACCACTCGATGACACAAATAAATGTCCGAACTACTTTATAGCATCtgtccgccatcttgaaaatttctGCCATTTTGGATTCATAGCCTTAATTGACCACAATATAAATGTTTACCCTTGtattattgtgcaaagtttcatgcttttagcTTCGAAACCTAAATTCTTTTAAATCTATGCACTAATTTATACAAAAACTGACTTTAAGGTAACTTACTTTCATTACAAATATGTACATTTGGGTTATAATACTGGGTGGTATTACAACCACAAACACCACTCACACAAATCATATTGCTGTGACAATTTGAACCATATTCTGATGTTTGACACGGTTCTTTGTATTTTGCTCCTATAAATGAATACATGttactttgttagtcttgtatgattttttattttaaattcttcagtatatttcggagttaagtatgtCGTCcgttatcactaaactagtaaacagttttgttaaggggccagcttaAGCACGCCTCCAAGTCAGGAGTTTCCCGCTGCATTAAAGACCCGTTGGTGGCATTCGagtgttgtctctatgacacattccccatttcaattctcaattttacgaaacatacatgttataacatgatatgaaaaatgagaAGAAGAGGGATaatcaataaaataattttcGGTAAATACACAGTATTTCTCACAATGTTTTTGAATGTGTTGTTAACCATACCTGCCAACCCTCCGTTTGGAGCAGCTAAATAAAGTTAGAACGCGAAAACGGTAATTTCATCATATTTTCCATTTACAAAGGGACATAGTTCGTAAACAGAGAAGTGGACGACCACCGAATTCAAAGTTGTATGTGTTTGGTTGTATTATATAAATCATCATTGCTTTAAGTTTCATACTAATAGAAATGACCGGTGTATTGACAAACGAACCTTTCTCAATGAACAAACTGAATAGAAGCGTTTAAAATACTACTAAAACAAGCACGGAAGAGCTGCTACTTGTGAaaaaggatctgcttaccttccgGAAGCATTTGAtcttattgggttttttttcgggttgattttttctaattttttttttattgccaaaTTTATATTGTTCAGctggttttatttttgtacagtgAGGTTAGCTTCTATGTAATGTTAAGTTTTTGCCTTGGGATTTTCCAATTTATCTTATGAATTTGAAAGTCCTCTGTCCAATTACTAAGTAGGATAAATTGTATTCATGCTATGATTAGTAGCGCACAAGGCAACTTTAAGTATACAAAGGGATTTCGTAAAAATTAGGTGACGTATGTAATGTTAAGTAAATAGTTAGTGAAAAGTGGCAAATCCTTGACATCAGTTATTACAAAGTGTATtgcaaaaattaataaatatttgatacaaaTCCAATTATGAGTATCATGTAGACGCAAGTCTTGGGAACTAATAAGCCTGGTTGATTAAATGAGTTTTCTTACTTCTAAAGATATTGCTGGAGAAGCCATTTTGAGATACAGTATATACAGAACTAAgtcaaaaacataaattatatatcaGATAGTgtctcttattttattttatctaactTAGATGAAAATTGTATATCATGAATACGTACTTGTTTTACAACTTTTATCATCGTAAACGTAAAACTGCAAGGCGGGAATATCACAATCACAAATATCAGAAACACAAACCATATTATTGTAACATGTGGAATCTCCAACTAGTGTTGAGCAATTTTCATTGTATGTTCtttctaaaaaatatatttaattattatatgTAATACATTTAAAGGATGTTctctgctcagtttcaaaatatataatttttcattaaacTAGTTTGTACTGTTAGGGAATACGAGGAataaaaaaagcataaaaaaaaaaaatacatgactcaatgtgtttgtttttgagatattagccattggaattttggcgggaaaattttctctcttgatttttcatagctttatcattgaccagttaaagttctcaaagactataaaaaagcaattaaattctataagactttaacaaatgacttataattacaCCTgtgaaagatttataaaaagaaaaatgagggTTCATGGGGAAATTTTTTAAAGGCATTTAAATGAGAAAAACCAgaagattccgaaaatctgacaaaaattcaaaaacatgacaagcagacgTCCTTAAGAACAACAAACAAAGCTGTGTCCTTTTAAGACTATAACTCCACTGTTCGTTGTTATAGGGAAGGTTGGGA is a genomic window of Mytilus edulis unplaced genomic scaffold, xbMytEdul2.2 SCAFFOLD_650, whole genome shotgun sequence containing:
- the LOC139506056 gene encoding prion-like-(Q/N-rich) domain-bearing protein 25, with amino-acid sequence MVCVSGICDCEIPAMQYHDPYDKSCKAIYTYNENCSTLVGDTTCFNNMVCVSDVCDCEIPAIQYNDPYDKSCKAKRTYNENCSTLVGDSTCYNNMVCVSDICDCDIPALQFYVYDDKSCKTRAKYKEPCQTSEYGSNCHSNMICVSGVCGCNTTQYYNPNVHICNETGRYLDPCSTVVRNISCYPPLLCSSSVCHCEMPAMMHYDADDNTCNDASFNAEEFVNDTKGFGNIVGATMDSIHHMHIEIEEKEHIIEEIVTVLAVLPTENEAEMENVLEASNQISKEEDGLSDNVQ